The genome window GACAGGTCGTGCAGCGGCGTCATGTTCGGTACTTCCGGCGGTGCGTCCGGCGGGATCATTTCCGACCAGGCCAGGTCCCTCGGCTCGGCCGCCCACAGCGGCAGGGCGACCATCATCAACAGCGCTAGCAGGGCGCGGGGCATCTTCAAGGTCCTCATAGACGGATCGACAGGCCGTCGGCCAACGATTGGCGATACGCGCGCCAGGCCGGCACGCTGCCCATCAGCAGGGCGGCGACCAGGATGCCAGCCAGCAGCGTCCATTCATATTCGCTCGGCCACGCCAGTGGCAGGTACAGGCCATAGGCCGACTGCACGTAGCCCTGGGCGGCGGCGATACCGATGTACAGCAACGCCAGCCCGGCGGTGACCCCGGCGAGCGCTAGGGCAAAGGCTTCAAGTACCAGCAGCGTCGCGATATGCCACGGCCGCGCGCCCACCGAACGCAGGATCGCCATTTCCCGGCGACGCTCGTTGAGGCTGGTGAGGATCGCTGTGAGCATGCCGATCAACCCGGTCAGGACCACGAACAGCGAAATCACGAACAAGGCCTTTTCCGCCGTGCCCATCAGGCTCCACAACTCCTGCAGTGCTACGCCAGGGAGGATGGCCAGCAGCGGTTCGCCACGGAACTCATTGATCTCGCGTTGCAAGGCAAAGGTCGAAATCTTGCTGTTGAGGCCGAGCATGAACGCGGTGATCGCTTGGGGCGTGAGGTCCATGTTACGGGCTTGGTCGGCGCTGATGCGCCCATTGCCCTGGGCTGGCACGCCGTTCTTCCAGTCAATGTGAATCGCCTCCATGCCGCCGAGGCTGATGTGCAGCGTGCGGTCCACCGGGGTGCCGGTGCGCTTGAGAATCCCGACCACGGTGAAGGGCTTGTCGTCATGCTTGACCAGGCTGATCGCCGCCACGCCGTGGGCCAGCACCAGCTTGTCACCGAGCTTGTAGTGCAGCGCCTCGGCCACTTCGGCACCGAGCACCACTTCGAACGGATCGGTGGCGAAGGCCCGGCCATCGGCCAGTTCCAGGTGTTGCTGGCGGCCGTACTGGTAATGCTCGAAGTAGGCCTCGGTGGTGCCCATCACCCGATAGCCGCGATGAGAATCGCCCAGGGACATGGGGATCGCCCACTTCACTTTCGGGTTTTGGGCGAACTGTTCGAAGCTGTCCCAGCGGATGTTGTTGGTGGCGTTGCCGATGCGAAACACCGAATACAGCAGCAGGTTCACCGAGCCGGAGCGGGCTCCGACGATCAGGTCGGTGCCGCTGATGGTGCTGGCGAAACTGGCTCGCGCTTCGGTGCGCACACGTTCCACCGCCAGTAGCAGACAGACCGAGAGGGCGATGGCAAACGCGGTGAGAATCGCGGTGAAGCGGCGGTTCGCCAGGCTGGCCATGGCTAGACGGAACAAATACATCTCAGACCTCGAGTGGCGTGGCGGCGCGATTGAGATCGGCCAGCGAGAGGTGGCGGTCGAACAGCGGCGCCAGGCTCTGGTCGTGGCTGACGAACAACAGGCTCGACCCGGCCTCGCGGCATTCGGCGAACAACAGCCGCAGGAAGTTTTCCCGGGCGTCGTAGTCCAGGGCTGAAGTCGGTTCGTCGGCGATCACCAGTTCCGGTTGACCGATCAAGGCCCGGGCGGCGGCGACCCGTTGTTGCTGGCCGATGGACAACGAGTCGGCGCGACGCTCCAACAGGTTCGGGTCGGTCAAGCCCAGGTGGGCCAGCAACGTGGCGGCCGCTTGATCGACACTGCCATGGCGCTGGGTGGCCCGCTGCGCGCGCAGTTTCGAGAAGTGGCAGGGCAGTTCGACGTTCTCGCGTACCGAGAGAAACGGCAGCAGGTTGAACTGCTGGAAGATGTAGCCGGTATGGTCCACGCGAAAGCGGTCGCGGCGGCCGGCGGCCAGTTCGCTGAGTTCCTGGCCGAGCAGGCGGATGCTGCCGCGATCCGGCGTTTGCACCCCGCCCAACAGCCCTAGCAGCGTGGTCTTGCCGCTGCCACTCGGGCCCTTGAGGAACAAGGTTTCACCCGCTTCCAGGCGAAACGCCGGGATATCCAGCAAGGGCGGATGCCCGGGCCAACTGAAGCCCAGGTCGGACAGTTCGATGAGTGCTTGGGTCATGTTTGTCGTTTCAAAGTGGAACCTGCGGGAGACCTGTGGGAGCTGAGCTTGCTCGCGATGAGGCCATCACCTTCAACTTGGATGTTGACCGTTGGACCGCTATCGCGAGCAAGCTTTGCTCCCACCAAGCTCGCTCCCACATTGGGTTTGCGGTGAATCAGAATTTCAGGGTTGGCGCCTTGGCCGTCACTTCCACGCCTTGTTGGCCAGTCGGGCTGATCAGTTGTACCTGAATTTTCTGGGTGGCCGGGAAGGTTTTGAACAGTGTCGCCAGGTCCAGGTTCTTCAAGGCGCCAGGGACGGTGCAGGTGAATTGATAGTGGGCATGGATCTCACTGTGCTCGTGATGTTCGTCGCCATCGGCGTCTTCGTCATGGTCTTCGTGGTCCGGTTCATCGCCGAACAACGGGCTTTCCAGTTCCTGTTGGGCCACGGTGCACTTGGCGGCGGCCGGCAGGTTGAACAGTGCCAGCGGCTTGTCCAACTGCGCCCGTACCGCGGCGACCTTGGCCTTGTCGGCATCGCTGGTGGCGGCGTGTTCGAAGCCCACCAGGTTCATCGCCGGGCTTTCCAGTTCCAGCTCCAAGGTCTGACCATCCAGTGCCGCGTTCAGTCGAGCAACGCCGTGTTCATGGGCACCGAGGCTGCCATGTTCGTGATCATGGTCGTGGTCATGCTCCACCGCCGCATGAGCGACGGCCAATGGCAGCAGGGCGAACGGCAAAGCGAGAAGCAGACGACGCATGACGAGTCTCCGAAAAGGTTATGTAATCTTATAACGAAAGTGCGGAGAGTTTGACCGTCTGCTTGGCGTCGCGCAAGGGCCATGGGAGCATGCGTACATGAAATATTCAGGAGCACGGTGATGTTGCGGATACGCGGAACCGTCGGCGAGTGGCCGGTGGACTTGACGATCGAAATGGATGAGGGCGACTGGGCGCAGCTCGGCGCGCAGTTGCAAGTGGCCAAGTCCGAAGGCACGGCGGCACCGGCGGCCAAACCGACGAACCAGGACGATGCCCAATGGCAGATCGCCAAGGAACTGCTGCGCAAGGCCGGCCAACTGAGCGGTCCGGACCTGCTGGAGCAGCTCGAAGGCCTGACCGGCAGTGCCTCGGCGGGCAAGCGCCTGTTGGTGCGCCTGCGCCATAGCCCGGATGTAAAAGTCATCAGTGGCGGCGACACACCACTCTATAGCTGGCACGAAACCGCGTAGGAGCTGACGAGCGAAGCGAGGCTGCGATCTTTCCCCTGAC of Pseudomonas fluorescens contains these proteins:
- a CDS encoding DUF2796 domain-containing protein, which gives rise to MRRLLLALPFALLPLAVAHAAVEHDHDHDHEHGSLGAHEHGVARLNAALDGQTLELELESPAMNLVGFEHAATSDADKAKVAAVRAQLDKPLALFNLPAAAKCTVAQQELESPLFGDEPDHEDHDEDADGDEHHEHSEIHAHYQFTCTVPGALKNLDLATLFKTFPATQKIQVQLISPTGQQGVEVTAKAPTLKF
- a CDS encoding ABC transporter ATP-binding protein codes for the protein MTQALIELSDLGFSWPGHPPLLDIPAFRLEAGETLFLKGPSGSGKTTLLGLLGGVQTPDRGSIRLLGQELSELAAGRRDRFRVDHTGYIFQQFNLLPFLSVRENVELPCHFSKLRAQRATQRHGSVDQAAATLLAHLGLTDPNLLERRADSLSIGQQQRVAAARALIGQPELVIADEPTSALDYDARENFLRLLFAECREAGSSLLFVSHDQSLAPLFDRHLSLADLNRAATPLEV
- a CDS encoding ABC transporter permease, encoding MYLFRLAMASLANRRFTAILTAFAIALSVCLLLAVERVRTEARASFASTISGTDLIVGARSGSVNLLLYSVFRIGNATNNIRWDSFEQFAQNPKVKWAIPMSLGDSHRGYRVMGTTEAYFEHYQYGRQQHLELADGRAFATDPFEVVLGAEVAEALHYKLGDKLVLAHGVAAISLVKHDDKPFTVVGILKRTGTPVDRTLHISLGGMEAIHIDWKNGVPAQGNGRISADQARNMDLTPQAITAFMLGLNSKISTFALQREINEFRGEPLLAILPGVALQELWSLMGTAEKALFVISLFVVLTGLIGMLTAILTSLNERRREMAILRSVGARPWHIATLLVLEAFALALAGVTAGLALLYIGIAAAQGYVQSAYGLYLPLAWPSEYEWTLLAGILVAALLMGSVPAWRAYRQSLADGLSIRL